The proteins below come from a single Mya arenaria isolate MELC-2E11 chromosome 6, ASM2691426v1 genomic window:
- the LOC128237290 gene encoding protein SpAN-like → MLGDPDYLAAILILTLIQGLGCVTGESVSACFRDNEKALQISCGSGYMVRITGTFYGYSYTNTCSFRPGDCTQAKHTTYPCTGYDSCTISLPTAGVGKRLTECDNYSTYFQVEYTCEPVTQTTDICRQTTLTSQRGYISTPHYPGNYRDNTGCETNIKVDPSQQINLTVIDMDLEINGTYGCHDWMYAYNQHRSVTLCGRRSNEKLVTLQSNEITITFQSDVRTNKKGFWIYYEAWPPLVVTRPPTMRPMTHVPSHSPDETTSTPGPVQGISSSTASQNHTPAAKKEKLPFVAIVSGVIGTLTFILIVLLVILVYRWLQDKRDAAYKHKAPDIEYLDARNPAYRSSTGTEFGGIEIYYNR, encoded by the exons GAGAGTCTGTGAGCGCTTGTTTCCGTGACAACGAGAAGGCACTACAGATCAGCTGCGGCTCGGGATACATGGTTCGCATCACTGGCACATTCTATGGCTACAGCTACACTAACACATGCTCCTTCCGGCCTGGTGACTGCACCCAGGCAAAGCACACCACGTACCCATGCACTGGTTACGACTCGTGCACCATCAGCTTACCGACCGCGGGCGTTGGCAAGCGACTCACAGAGTGTGATAACTACAGCACCTACTTCCAGGTGGAATATACATGTGAACCAG TGACTCAGACAACGGACATATGCAGACAAACCACACTGACATCCCAGCGTGGGTACATCTCGACACCCCACTACCCAGGGAACTACCGGGACAACACCGGCTGTGAGACCAACATTAAGGTCGATCCCTCGCAGCAGATCAACCTCACAGTCATTGACATGGATCTTGAGATCAACGGCACGTACGGCTGTCATGACTGGATGTACGCCTATAACCAGCACCGTAGCGTGACACTGTGTGGTCGCCGTAGCAACGAGAAGCTGGTCACCCTCCAGAGTAACGAGATCACTATCACGTTCCAGAGTGATGTTCGCACAAACAAGAAGGGTTTCTGGATATACTATGAag CCTGGCCCCCACTTGTAGTGACACGGCCCCCCACAATGCGGCCGATGACCCATGTGCCCTCCCACAGCCCGGATGAGACAACCAGCACACCAGGCCCAGTGCAGGGTATCAGCAGTAGTACAGCATCACAGAACCACACACCAGCAGCAAAGAAGGAAAAACTACCATTTG TTGCAATAGTGTCTGGTGTGATAGGCACGCTCACATTCATCCTCATAGTGCTACTGGTCATCCTTGTGTACCGGTGGTTGCAAGATAAGCGGGACGCCGCATACAAGCACAAGGCCCCTGACATAGAGTACCTCGACGCCCGCAACCCTGCATACCGCAGCAGCACAGGCACTGAGTTTGGTGGGATAGAAATCTACTATAACCGTTAG